The Apium graveolens cultivar Ventura unplaced genomic scaffold, ASM990537v1 ctg7722, whole genome shotgun sequence genome has a segment encoding these proteins:
- the LOC141704334 gene encoding uncharacterized protein LOC141704334: MTTVNEEPWTEVKSKRKPVSSPASTQSSGSLSKGTPSPLLFKNVIVDEVGAKGVMLLNILRVVERRGSGMARGPSPLLNVVCGMISSRLQNTVRDAAWAISGDFNSCLSTNENREVIMVGHQEWLNLRMVLSLGLEILESHQVRKCPIARKSDTARAVIFRKLDRVLINSSWIGFFRGLLPDFCLEVFQITALLLRLWDWIIKSALKKLNSEVGDIHLRVNETRTALSDFQNHMSYTESEIIEEQSLISRFSEALSIEEKFLKQKSRIHWLKNGDSNNRHEDMADIATSYFKSLLGNVTEVGNFPDSLTLPLISDLKAERLCAAFSAQDVLTTLKSMAKNRCPGPDGFSVEFFLGSWPIVGEEVTKGILYFFQTLSLPRIVNSAAICLVPKIENPTEMHHFRPISCCNVLYKCISKMLASRLKGVMPTLISHFQSAFVPSRSIGDNVMLAQALCKNYHLRSGQPRCAVNWIFIKLLTH, encoded by the exons ATGACTACTGTCAATGAGGAACCATGGACTGAAGTTAAATCTAAAAGGAAGCCGGTGTCATCTCCTGCCTCTACACAATCTTCAGGAAGTCTCTCGAAGGGTACTCCCTCTCCTTTATTATTTAAGAACGTGATTGTGGATGAAGTAGGTGCAAAGGGTGTAATGTTGCTAAACATCTTAAGGGTGGTCGAGCGAAGAGGGTCAGGAATGGCCCGGGGACCCTCCCCTCTTCTCA ACGTAGTCTGTGGAATGATCTCTTCTAGGCTACAAAATACTGTGAGGGATGCTGCTTGGGCTATTAGTGGTGATTTTAACTCGTGTCTCAGTACGAATGAAAACAGGGAGGTAATAATGGTTGGTCATCAGGAATGGCTGAATTTAAGGATGGTGTTATCCTTGGGGTTGGAGATATTGGAATCCCACCAAGTAAGAAAATGCCCCATAGCACGCAAGTCAGACACTGCCCGGGCAGTGATCTTTCGTAAGCTTGATAGAGTTCTTATTAACTCATCTTGGATAGGCTTTTTCCGGGGTCTTCTGCCAGATTTCTGTCTCGAGGTCTTTCAGATCACTGCCCTGCTGCTACGTCTTTGGGATTGGATTATCAAG AGTGCTTTGAAGAAACTTAACTCGGAAGTGGGTGATATTCATCTAAGAGTTAATGAGACTCGCACAGCGCTATCTGATTTTCAGAATCATATGTCTTACACTGAAAGTGAAATCATTGAGGAACAGTCCCTGATCTCCAGATTTTCTGAGGCACTTTCCATTGAAGAAAAATTTCTAAAACAAAAGTCTAGAATTCACTGGTTAAAGAATGGGGATTCAAACAACAG GCATGAAGATATGGCTGATATTGCAACCTCTTACTTCAAAAGTTTGTTAGGAAATGTTACGGAGGTGGGTAACTTTCCTGATTCGCTCACCTTACCTTTGATCTCTGATTTGAAAGCCGAAAGATTGTGTGCTGCTTTTTCTGCCCAGGATGTACTTACTACTCTTAAAAGCATGGCAAAAAATAGATGTCCGGGTCCGGATGGTTTCTCTGTAGAATTTTTCTTAGGAAGTTGGCCGATTGTTGGTGAGGAAGTAACAAAGGGTATTCTATATTTCTTTCAGACTTTGTCTCTGCCAAGAATAGTGAACTCGGCTGCCATTTGCTTGGTCCCAAAAATTGAAAATCCAACTGAAATGCATCACTTTAGACCTATTTCTTGTTGTAATGTGTTATATAAATGTATTTCAAAAATGTTGGCTAGTCGTTTGAAGGGAGTTATGCCGACTCTTATTTCGCATTTCCAATCTGCTTTTGTTCCATCTCGCTCTATTGGGGATAATGTTATGTTAGCCCAGGCTTTGTGTAAGAATTACCACCTTCGTTCTGGTCAGCCTAGGTGTGCtgttaattggatattcataaaGCTTTTGACTCATTGA